In Cedecea neteri, a single genomic region encodes these proteins:
- a CDS encoding DUF4312 family protein: MKEKFATTVRVSGRGDTKAKAFSDALNHVQGTVLKSTNHILLRIEPQDVQVVQAQVRVRKEAFLFFFLRRERRSYSVELDVSVNVTALNLDEVDFVSN; the protein is encoded by the coding sequence ATGAAAGAAAAATTCGCTACCACGGTGCGAGTTAGCGGGCGCGGCGATACTAAAGCCAAAGCCTTTTCCGACGCCCTGAATCACGTTCAGGGCACGGTGCTGAAATCCACCAACCACATTCTTTTGCGCATTGAGCCACAGGACGTGCAGGTTGTTCAGGCGCAGGTCAGGGTGCGCAAAGAAGCTTTTCTGTTCTTCTTCCTGCGCCGGGAAAGGCGGAGCTACAGCGTGGAGCTGGATGTTTCCGTCAACGTGACGGCTCTTAACCTCGATGAGGTGGATTTCGTCTCTAATTAA
- a CDS encoding DUF4311 domain-containing protein, which yields MFLIILFKSLIIGGLVGVGVGAGAARMFHAPTSQGMGAFRTLGELNSCEGDPASHFSFGLGFFFNAWASSVAAGAFTQDVDHRIIPNWGAAALMVKNRNVAETLHDPKKMAIACGIIGMIVVAFLNSTASAVPAALQVTAVKVLVPAANLLVNTVMPVIFWLAAIDAGKKSGFWATIFGGAAQLIMGNAVPGLVLGILIGKGVEESGWHRVTKVMMTAIVALFVLSAFFRGFDMKMIESFHMTVPNWLDLLHNSLSGK from the coding sequence ATGTTCTTAATCATATTATTCAAATCACTCATTATCGGCGGCCTCGTCGGTGTGGGCGTTGGTGCCGGGGCCGCGCGTATGTTCCATGCGCCAACCTCTCAGGGCATGGGCGCATTTCGTACACTCGGCGAGCTGAACTCCTGCGAAGGGGACCCGGCTTCTCACTTCTCCTTTGGGCTTGGCTTCTTCTTTAACGCCTGGGCATCTTCCGTCGCGGCGGGGGCATTCACCCAGGACGTTGACCACCGCATCATCCCTAACTGGGGCGCGGCGGCATTGATGGTGAAGAACCGTAACGTGGCGGAAACCCTCCACGACCCGAAAAAAATGGCTATCGCCTGCGGCATCATCGGCATGATCGTGGTGGCGTTCCTGAACTCTACGGCCTCTGCGGTGCCAGCGGCACTTCAGGTCACGGCAGTCAAAGTGCTGGTGCCTGCGGCTAACCTGCTGGTGAACACCGTGATGCCGGTGATTTTCTGGCTGGCGGCTATCGACGCGGGTAAAAAATCCGGATTCTGGGCAACCATTTTTGGCGGCGCAGCGCAGTTGATCATGGGCAACGCCGTTCCTGGGCTGGTGCTCGGCATCCTGATCGGTAAAGGTGTTGAAGAAAGCGGCTGGCACCGCGTCACCAAAGTGATGATGACGGCTATCGTGGCCCTGTTTGTGCTGAGTGCCTTCTTCCGCGGGTTCGACATGAAGATGATTGAGTCTTTCCACATGACCGTGCCGAACTGGCTGGATCTGCTGCATAACTCGCTGAGCGGCAAATAA
- a CDS encoding DUF4310 family protein: MEQNKGFWYADWSFPIFVGLLSSGVFAGTHMYYLYGIGAFNEVAFVAMLKSGIDTGVYGAVAAFGASFLFARIIEGSLVGILDIGGAIQTGVGLGVPALLLGAGFVFPVANFAASLVTGLVIGLAIGYIIILARKFTINQSDSTYGADVMMGAGNASGRFLGPLIILSAMTASIPIGIGSLIGSLLFYLWGKPITGGAILGAMILGSIFPVAL, encoded by the coding sequence ATGGAACAGAATAAAGGCTTTTGGTACGCGGACTGGTCATTCCCGATCTTTGTCGGCCTGCTCTCCTCCGGCGTGTTTGCCGGGACACACATGTACTACCTGTACGGCATCGGCGCGTTTAACGAAGTCGCCTTCGTGGCGATGCTGAAGTCCGGGATTGATACCGGCGTTTACGGCGCGGTGGCGGCTTTCGGCGCCAGCTTCCTGTTTGCCCGCATCATCGAAGGCTCTCTGGTCGGGATCCTGGATATCGGTGGGGCGATTCAAACCGGCGTAGGCCTTGGCGTTCCGGCGCTGCTGCTGGGCGCGGGCTTTGTCTTCCCGGTGGCAAACTTTGCGGCGTCATTGGTGACCGGCCTGGTGATTGGTTTGGCCATTGGCTACATCATCATTCTGGCGCGTAAGTTCACCATCAATCAGAGCGACTCCACCTACGGGGCGGACGTCATGATGGGCGCGGGTAACGCTTCCGGCCGCTTCCTTGGGCCGTTGATTATCCTCAGCGCCATGACGGCTTCGATTCCTATCGGCATCGGCTCGTTGATCGGTTCTCTGCTGTTTTACCTCTGGGGCAAACCGATCACCGGCGGGGCGATCCTGGGCGCAATGATTTTAGGCTCCATTTTCCCGGTAGCGTTGTAA
- a CDS encoding amidohydrolase/deacetylase family metallohydrolase, with amino-acid sequence MFDLILRQARLVDDTVIDIALKDGKIAALGKITGEATEERQLNGEYYVSAGWIDSHVHCYPKSPIYHDEPDSVGIHTGVTTVVDAGSTGADDVDDFYQITRSAATEVYALLNISRVGLIAQNELSNMANIDADAVRGAVKRHPDFIVGLKARMSSSVVGDNGITPLVRAKAIQKENGDLPLMVHIGNNPPDLDEVAELLTSGDIITHCYNGKPNRILNPAGQLRASVAQAIQRGVRLDVGHGTASFSFDVARVAIQQGILPHSISSDIYCRNRISGPVHSLGAVMSKFLSIGLSLPQVIDCVTAHAADGLRLKNKGRLAVGLDGDLTVFELRRQPTVFTDAEQQTLTGDQALVALAAVRAGKWFTTEQGKAEHVFDL; translated from the coding sequence ATGTTTGACCTGATCCTGCGCCAGGCGCGGCTGGTGGACGATACCGTGATCGATATCGCCCTGAAGGACGGCAAAATTGCCGCCTTAGGCAAGATAACCGGCGAGGCAACTGAAGAGCGCCAGCTGAACGGCGAATACTACGTCAGCGCCGGCTGGATTGACTCCCACGTTCACTGTTATCCCAAGTCCCCGATTTACCACGACGAACCTGACAGCGTAGGGATTCATACCGGCGTGACCACGGTTGTTGACGCTGGCAGTACCGGCGCCGATGACGTCGACGATTTCTATCAAATCACCCGCAGCGCAGCGACGGAAGTTTATGCGCTGCTGAACATCTCCCGCGTGGGTCTGATTGCCCAGAACGAGCTGTCCAATATGGCGAATATTGACGCTGACGCCGTACGCGGCGCGGTGAAGCGCCACCCGGACTTTATCGTGGGCTTAAAGGCGCGTATGAGCAGCAGCGTGGTGGGTGACAACGGCATTACGCCGCTGGTGCGCGCCAAGGCTATCCAGAAAGAAAATGGTGATTTGCCGCTGATGGTGCACATCGGCAACAACCCGCCGGACCTCGATGAAGTTGCCGAGCTGCTGACCAGCGGCGATATCATCACCCACTGCTACAACGGCAAGCCGAACCGCATTCTCAATCCTGCCGGGCAACTGAGAGCCTCCGTGGCGCAGGCTATTCAGCGCGGCGTGCGTCTGGATGTCGGGCACGGCACCGCCAGTTTTAGTTTTGACGTGGCGCGTGTCGCTATTCAACAGGGCATTCTGCCGCACAGCATCAGCTCGGATATCTACTGCCGCAACCGCATCAGCGGCCCGGTGCATTCACTCGGCGCAGTGATGTCGAAATTCCTCTCCATTGGCCTGTCATTGCCTCAGGTGATCGATTGCGTGACCGCTCACGCTGCCGATGGATTACGTCTGAAAAATAAAGGTCGTCTGGCCGTGGGGCTGGATGGCGATCTGACCGTCTTTGAGCTGCGCCGCCAGCCAACGGTATTTACCGACGCAGAGCAGCAAACGCTGACGGGTGACCAGGCGCTGGTGGCGCTGGCCGCAGTGCGCGCCGGGAAATGGTTTACTACCGAACAAGGGAAAGCTGAACATGTCTTCGATCTATGA
- a CDS encoding DgaE family pyridoxal phosphate-dependent ammonia lyase, which translates to MSSIYEKYNLKQVINASGRMTALGVSTPRPEVVDAVTTGMNHYFEMKDLVNKTGAYIAGLLDVEAATVVSCASAGIAQSVAAVLVKDNQWLIENLHAAPLENNEIVLPKGHNVNFGAPVGTMVNLGGGKIVEAGYANECSADQLAAAISPRTAAILYIKSHHSVQKSMLSVEQAVVVARKHNLPLIVDAAAEEDLQCYYRAGADLVIYSGAKAIEGPTSGLVIGKEQYVEWVKLQTGGIGRAMKVGKEGILGLTCAIEHYLSAAKESGAEMVAKMTPFIDSLNTLNGVTARVVWDAAGRDIARSEIKFDEATVGISTGELVSKLKQGEYAIYFRGYKANEGIIEADVRSVSAAQLEIIYRCIKTLVNKEK; encoded by the coding sequence ATGTCTTCGATCTATGAAAAATACAATTTAAAACAGGTGATTAACGCATCTGGCCGCATGACTGCCCTCGGTGTGTCTACGCCTCGCCCGGAAGTGGTGGACGCGGTCACCACCGGCATGAATCACTACTTCGAAATGAAAGATCTGGTGAACAAGACCGGCGCCTACATTGCCGGACTGCTCGACGTTGAAGCGGCGACCGTGGTGTCCTGCGCTTCTGCCGGTATTGCCCAGTCCGTAGCTGCGGTGCTGGTCAAAGACAATCAATGGCTGATCGAAAACTTGCATGCGGCCCCGCTGGAGAACAACGAGATTGTGCTGCCGAAGGGCCACAACGTTAACTTTGGCGCGCCGGTCGGCACGATGGTGAACCTGGGCGGCGGCAAAATCGTTGAGGCGGGCTACGCCAACGAATGTTCAGCGGATCAGCTGGCTGCGGCTATTTCTCCCCGCACGGCGGCCATTCTGTATATCAAATCCCACCATTCGGTGCAGAAAAGCATGCTCAGCGTTGAGCAGGCCGTTGTCGTGGCGCGTAAGCACAACCTGCCGCTGATTGTTGACGCTGCGGCGGAAGAAGATTTGCAGTGCTACTACCGCGCCGGGGCTGACCTGGTGATTTACAGCGGGGCGAAAGCTATTGAAGGCCCAACCAGCGGGCTGGTTATAGGCAAAGAGCAGTACGTCGAGTGGGTTAAGCTGCAAACTGGCGGCATCGGGCGCGCGATGAAAGTCGGCAAAGAAGGCATTCTCGGCCTGACCTGCGCGATTGAACATTACCTGAGCGCGGCCAAAGAGAGCGGGGCCGAAATGGTCGCCAAAATGACGCCGTTTATCGACAGCCTGAACACGCTGAACGGCGTTACCGCTCGCGTGGTGTGGGACGCCGCTGGCCGCGATATCGCCCGCAGCGAAATCAAGTTCGATGAAGCGACCGTCGGCATCAGCACCGGCGAGCTGGTCAGCAAGCTGAAGCAGGGCGAATACGCCATCTACTTCCGTGGCTACAAGGCCAACGAAGGCATTATTGAAGCGGATGTGCGCAGCGTAAGCGCGGCACAGCTGGAGATTATTTACCGCTGCATCAAAACGCTGGTAAACAAGGAGAAATAA
- the dagF gene encoding 2-dehydro-3-deoxy-phosphogluconate aldolase has product MKLTPNFYRDRVCLNVLAGSKENAKEIYEAAEGHVLVGVLSKNYPDVASAVADMRDYAALIDNALSVGLGAGDPNQSAMVSEISGQIQPQHVNQVFTGVGTSRALLGQNESVVNGLVSPTGTVGMVKISTGPLSSGAADGIVPVETAIALLKDMGGSSIKYFPMGGLDCREEYQAVVEACAKHDFWLEPTGGIDLENYEEILKIALDAGVSKVIPHIYSSIIDKASGNTRPADVATLLAMTKKLVG; this is encoded by the coding sequence ATGAAACTGACCCCGAATTTTTACCGTGACCGTGTGTGCCTGAACGTCCTTGCGGGCTCTAAAGAAAACGCCAAAGAGATTTACGAGGCGGCGGAAGGTCACGTGCTGGTCGGCGTGTTATCTAAAAACTACCCGGATGTAGCAAGTGCGGTCGCCGATATGCGTGATTACGCGGCGCTCATCGACAACGCGCTCTCCGTTGGCCTCGGCGCAGGCGATCCGAATCAATCTGCCATGGTGAGTGAAATCTCCGGCCAGATACAGCCCCAGCACGTCAACCAGGTGTTTACCGGCGTGGGCACCAGCCGCGCGCTGTTGGGCCAGAACGAGAGCGTGGTCAATGGCCTGGTTTCACCGACCGGCACCGTCGGGATGGTAAAAATCTCCACCGGCCCGTTAAGCTCTGGCGCGGCAGACGGCATCGTGCCTGTCGAAACGGCCATTGCGCTGCTGAAGGATATGGGCGGCAGCTCAATCAAATATTTCCCGATGGGCGGGCTGGACTGTCGCGAAGAGTATCAGGCGGTTGTCGAAGCCTGTGCGAAGCATGACTTCTGGCTCGAGCCAACCGGCGGTATCGATCTTGAGAACTACGAGGAGATCCTGAAGATTGCGCTGGATGCTGGCGTCAGCAAAGTGATCCCGCATATTTACAGCTCGATTATCGACAAGGCCAGCGGCAATACGCGCCCGGCGGATGTTGCCACGCTGTTGGCGATGACGAAGAAGCTGGTGGGGTAA
- a CDS encoding lactonase family protein: protein MSARTLLVASFALLAAGNSAAQSHYAWVGTYNPNGEGLYRFQVDAKTGALSEKTLVNSLPNAAQLTASPDGKTLYVASEAEKGVVAALRVGDDGSVTELNQVSSGGAGPVYLSLTPQGKHLLVANYVSGSIAVLPINADGSLQEASDKHQDSGEPGAAKPDAAVEGSFAASDHNGPHAHMIAADPSGKFVFSTDLGLDRIYQYRFDQTKGVLEPNDPPFIAASSKGAGPRHFVFAADGASLWLINEEASTLTHYKLDREKGTLTEGKTISSLPKGYKGTSFAAGLVLSHDGKQLYVANRLHNSIAHFSVGANGELTHQDDIWTRGDYPRGLTLDSTGKHLYALNQRSDNITRFSVASGSGKLTFIDDYTAVGSPSQMVFTPFK, encoded by the coding sequence ATGTCTGCACGCACTCTGCTTGTTGCTTCATTTGCCTTACTCGCCGCTGGCAACAGCGCGGCGCAAAGTCATTACGCCTGGGTTGGCACCTACAACCCGAACGGCGAAGGGCTTTATCGCTTCCAGGTTGACGCCAAAACCGGCGCGCTTAGCGAGAAAACGCTGGTCAACTCATTGCCAAACGCCGCGCAGCTCACCGCGTCACCGGACGGTAAAACTTTGTACGTAGCCAGCGAAGCAGAGAAAGGCGTAGTGGCGGCATTGCGTGTCGGCGACGACGGAAGTGTGACCGAGCTGAATCAGGTTTCTTCCGGCGGCGCGGGCCCGGTCTACTTGTCCCTGACGCCGCAGGGCAAACACCTGTTGGTGGCTAACTATGTGAGTGGCTCAATCGCCGTATTGCCGATTAACGCAGACGGTAGCCTGCAGGAAGCCAGCGACAAGCATCAGGACAGCGGTGAGCCGGGGGCGGCAAAACCAGACGCTGCGGTGGAAGGTAGCTTTGCCGCCAGCGATCATAACGGCCCGCATGCCCATATGATTGCCGCCGATCCGAGCGGTAAGTTTGTCTTCTCTACCGATCTTGGTCTGGATCGGATCTATCAGTATCGCTTCGATCAAACCAAAGGCGTGCTGGAGCCAAACGATCCGCCGTTTATCGCCGCCTCCTCAAAAGGCGCAGGGCCACGCCACTTTGTCTTTGCCGCAGACGGTGCGAGCCTGTGGTTGATTAACGAAGAAGCTTCTACGCTTACCCATTACAAACTCGACCGTGAGAAAGGCACGCTGACCGAAGGAAAGACGATTTCTTCCCTGCCAAAAGGCTATAAGGGCACGAGCTTTGCGGCGGGCCTGGTGCTGAGCCACGACGGTAAGCAACTGTATGTGGCCAACCGCCTGCATAACAGCATCGCTCATTTCAGCGTGGGCGCTAACGGCGAGCTTACTCATCAGGACGATATCTGGACCCGAGGCGACTATCCACGCGGCCTGACGCTGGACAGCACCGGCAAACATCTTTATGCCCTGAACCAGCGTAGCGACAACATCACTCGCTTTAGCGTGGCTTCGGGCAGCGGTAAATTAACCTTTATCGACGATTATACGGCTGTGGGAAGCCCGTCACAGATGGTCTTCACCCCGTTTAAGTAA
- a CDS encoding BglG family transcription antiterminator, with amino-acid sequence MRFPNQRLAQLFEMLQNETLPQDELARRLSVSTRTVRADITALNALMSGFGAQFTLTRGAGYQLNIEDTERYGELVQHRPRQLRIPRTSPERVHYLVVRFLTAAFSLKLEDLAEEWFVSRATLQSDMAEVREWFNRYHLTIETRPRHGMKLFGSETAIRACLTDLLWQLTLEDSDNPLLTEEALNAGVPELLAGSLHDCFTRCHIRLTDEGEQFIRLYCSVAVRRISEGYPLPEFMADNVDVQVKEAARQIAALLQQLAGKPLSEAEEQWLQVHIASRQVQEVAPSAISADDDEALVNYILRYINTHYNYNLLSDEQLHADLLTHIKTMITRVRYQINIPNPLLANIKQHYPLAYDMTLAAVSSWGKYTPYAISENEIGFLVLHIGVGLERHYNIGYQRHPRVLMVCDTGNSTVRMLQAMLLRKYPQVEVTNIISLRDYEQLETVDEDFVISTARINEKEKPVVVMAPFPTDYQLEQLGKLVLVDRTRPYMLEKFFDASHFRIIDQPMTQQQLFLTLCEQLEREGVVDADFHPSVVEREAIVSTMLGEGIALPHSLGLLAKKTVVYTVLAPHGISWGDETAHVIFLLAISKSEYEEAMAIYDLFVTFLRERAMVRLRESKNFDSFKAVAMECLSKL; translated from the coding sequence GTGAGATTCCCCAATCAACGGCTGGCTCAGCTTTTTGAGATGCTGCAAAACGAAACGCTGCCCCAGGATGAACTGGCGCGGCGTTTGTCCGTTTCTACTCGTACGGTTCGGGCCGATATTACGGCGCTTAATGCGCTGATGTCAGGCTTCGGGGCTCAGTTTACGCTTACCCGCGGTGCGGGCTATCAACTGAATATCGAGGATACTGAGCGTTACGGCGAGCTGGTGCAGCATCGTCCGCGCCAGCTTCGTATTCCTCGCACTTCGCCAGAACGCGTGCATTACCTTGTGGTGCGTTTTTTGACGGCGGCGTTTTCACTGAAGCTGGAAGATCTGGCCGAAGAGTGGTTTGTCAGCCGGGCCACGCTGCAAAGCGATATGGCCGAAGTGCGGGAGTGGTTTAACCGCTATCATCTGACCATTGAGACACGTCCGCGCCACGGTATGAAGCTGTTCGGCAGCGAGACGGCTATCCGCGCCTGCCTGACTGACCTGCTGTGGCAGTTAACCTTAGAGGACAGCGATAATCCGTTATTGACGGAAGAAGCGCTGAACGCGGGTGTCCCGGAGTTGCTCGCCGGTTCGCTGCACGATTGTTTTACCCGCTGCCACATCCGCCTGACCGATGAAGGCGAGCAGTTTATTCGCCTCTATTGTTCGGTGGCGGTTCGCCGCATCAGTGAAGGTTATCCGCTACCGGAATTTATGGCGGATAACGTTGATGTCCAGGTGAAAGAGGCGGCCAGACAGATCGCCGCTCTTCTTCAGCAGCTGGCGGGTAAACCGCTTTCCGAAGCTGAAGAGCAGTGGCTGCAGGTGCATATCGCCTCGCGGCAGGTGCAGGAAGTGGCGCCGAGCGCGATCAGCGCCGACGATGACGAGGCGCTGGTTAACTATATCCTGCGCTACATCAACACCCACTATAACTACAATCTTCTTAGCGACGAGCAGCTGCACGCCGATCTGCTTACCCACATCAAGACGATGATCACCCGGGTGCGCTACCAGATAAACATCCCGAATCCACTGCTGGCTAACATCAAACAGCATTACCCGCTGGCTTACGACATGACGCTGGCGGCGGTCTCAAGCTGGGGAAAATATACCCCTTACGCCATCAGCGAAAACGAAATTGGTTTTCTGGTGTTGCACATCGGGGTAGGCCTGGAACGTCATTACAACATTGGCTACCAGCGTCATCCTCGCGTGCTGATGGTTTGCGATACGGGGAATTCCACGGTGCGTATGCTGCAGGCCATGCTGCTGCGTAAATATCCCCAGGTGGAAGTGACCAACATAATCTCTCTGCGCGACTACGAGCAGCTTGAAACCGTGGATGAGGACTTTGTGATCAGCACGGCGCGCATAAATGAGAAAGAAAAGCCGGTGGTGGTGATGGCGCCGTTCCCGACGGATTATCAGCTCGAGCAGCTTGGTAAGCTGGTGCTGGTGGACAGAACAAGGCCTTACATGCTGGAGAAATTCTTCGATGCCAGCCATTTCCGCATTATCGATCAACCTATGACTCAGCAGCAGCTGTTCCTGACGCTCTGCGAGCAGCTGGAGCGGGAAGGCGTGGTTGATGCAGATTTTCATCCGTCGGTGGTGGAGCGCGAGGCCATTGTCAGCACGATGCTGGGCGAGGGCATTGCGCTGCCGCACTCGCTGGGCCTGTTGGCGAAAAAAACGGTGGTTTACACCGTGCTGGCGCCGCACGGTATTAGCTGGGGCGATGAGACTGCGCACGTGATCTTCCTGCTGGCGATTAGCAAAAGCGAATACGAAGAGGCGATGGCGATTTACGACCTGTTTGTGACGTTCCTGCGTGAGCGAGCGATGGTTCGGCTTCGCGAGAGTAAGAATTTTGACAGTTTTAAAGCGGTGGCGATGGAGTGCCTGAGTAAGCTGTAA
- the dolP gene encoding division/outer membrane stress-associated lipid-binding lipoprotein — translation MKAITPVAVLISALLLQGCVGAVVVGSAAVATKTATDPRTVGTQVDDGTLELRVNSALNKDEQIKKEARINVTAYQGKVLLAGQSPNPDLASRAKQIALGVDGATEVYNEIRIMAPVGLGVASSDTWITTKVRSQLLTSDQVKSSNVKVTTENGEVFLLGLVTEREGKAAADIASRVSGVKHVTTAFTILK, via the coding sequence ATGAAGGCCATTACGCCAGTCGCAGTTCTTATTTCCGCGCTGTTGCTGCAGGGCTGCGTCGGTGCCGTTGTTGTGGGAAGCGCCGCCGTGGCGACAAAAACTGCGACAGACCCACGCACCGTTGGGACTCAGGTTGATGACGGCACGCTTGAATTACGCGTGAACAGCGCGCTCAACAAGGATGAGCAAATCAAGAAAGAAGCACGCATTAACGTGACGGCTTACCAGGGCAAAGTGCTGCTGGCTGGTCAGTCTCCTAACCCAGACCTCGCCTCTCGTGCGAAGCAAATTGCGTTGGGTGTAGACGGCGCAACCGAAGTCTATAACGAGATTCGAATTATGGCTCCGGTCGGCCTGGGTGTCGCATCGAGCGATACGTGGATCACCACAAAAGTTCGCTCTCAGTTGCTCACCAGCGACCAGGTGAAATCGTCTAACGTGAAAGTCACTACGGAGAATGGCGAAGTATTCCTGCTTGGCCTGGTGACCGAACGTGAAGGTAAAGCCGCGGCGGATATTGCCAGCCGGGTTAGCGGCGTGAAGCACGTCACCACCGCGTTCACGATCCTGAAATAA
- the diaA gene encoding DnaA initiator-associating protein DiaA — protein sequence MLERIKVCFTESIQTQIAAAEALPDAISRAAMTLVQSLLNGNKILCCGNGTSAANAQHFAASMINRFETERPSLPAIALNADNVVLTAIANDRLHEEVYAKQVRALGHAGDVLLAISTRGNSRDIVKAVEAAVTRDMTIVALTGYDGGELAGLLGPQDVEIRIPSHRSARIQEMHMLTVNCLCDLIDNTLFPHQDG from the coding sequence GTGCTCGAAAGAATCAAAGTCTGCTTCACGGAAAGTATTCAAACTCAGATTGCCGCAGCGGAAGCCCTGCCGGACGCCATCTCCCGTGCCGCGATGACGCTGGTTCAGTCTTTGCTGAACGGCAACAAAATCCTCTGTTGTGGCAATGGTACCTCCGCCGCCAACGCACAGCATTTTGCTGCCAGCATGATCAACCGTTTTGAAACAGAGCGCCCTAGTTTACCAGCCATTGCACTTAATGCAGATAATGTGGTCTTAACCGCGATCGCTAACGACCGTCTGCATGAAGAAGTTTATGCCAAGCAGGTTCGTGCGCTGGGCCACGCCGGGGACGTTTTGCTGGCGATTTCCACCCGAGGCAATAGCCGTGATATTGTCAAAGCGGTTGAGGCCGCTGTCACCCGCGACATGACCATCGTCGCGCTGACGGGATATGACGGCGGCGAACTGGCAGGACTGTTGGGGCCACAGGATGTTGAAATCCGAATCCCTTCTCATCGCAGCGCCCGCATCCAGGAGATGCATATGCTGACGGTAAACTGTTTATGCGATCTGATCGACAATACGCTATTTCCTCACCAGGATGGCTAA
- a CDS encoding YraN family protein: MAAIQSGPDRSGILNRKQRGARYEQQARRYLEREGMRFVAANVHVRGGEIDLIMQQQQVIVFVEVRFRRNDKFGGAAASVTRSKQLRLLHAAQVWLSGKGQSFDTVDCRFDVLAFTGNEIAWLTNAFAADI; this comes from the coding sequence TTGGCTGCAATTCAGTCAGGGCCAGATCGTTCCGGTATCCTGAACCGCAAGCAACGCGGCGCACGCTATGAACAGCAGGCGCGTCGCTATCTTGAGCGCGAGGGAATGCGCTTCGTAGCCGCGAATGTGCATGTTCGCGGCGGCGAAATCGACCTCATCATGCAACAGCAGCAGGTTATCGTTTTTGTGGAAGTACGTTTTCGGCGTAACGATAAGTTCGGCGGAGCCGCCGCCAGCGTGACGCGCAGCAAGCAGCTGCGCCTGCTGCATGCCGCTCAGGTTTGGCTTAGCGGCAAAGGTCAAAGTTTTGATACTGTAGATTGCCGTTTCGATGTGTTAGCTTTCACCGGCAATGAAATAGCGTGGCTGACCAACGCGTTTGCCGCCGATATCTAA